From Planctomycetia bacterium, the proteins below share one genomic window:
- a CDS encoding AMP-binding protein encodes QQERIELPTLKRVLSAGAPVPPRVLKMVRDCLPIDGEVYTPYGATEALPVASISAREVLEETASLSAKGAGTCVGRRFPGIDWKIIRPVDGPLPSIDEVEPVPAGEIGELIVTGEVVTREYVTRREANALAKIEDGHRIWHRMGDVGYFDGADRFWFCGRMAHRLLTASGPMYTIPCEAIFNGHSDVFRSALVGIGPCGAQRPAIVIEPWPGKLPRGAQARERFVQQLRELGSAQQHTLGITDFLFMAALPVDIRHNAKIFRERLAVWAEKQLAKSSTS; translated from the coding sequence GCCAGCAGGAGCGCATCGAGCTGCCGACGCTAAAACGCGTCCTCTCCGCCGGCGCGCCGGTGCCGCCGCGCGTATTGAAGATGGTGCGCGATTGCCTGCCCATCGACGGGGAAGTCTACACGCCTTATGGCGCGACGGAAGCGTTGCCTGTCGCTTCGATTTCGGCCCGCGAAGTGCTGGAAGAGACCGCCTCGCTCTCCGCCAAAGGCGCCGGCACGTGCGTCGGGAGAAGGTTCCCAGGCATCGACTGGAAAATTATCCGCCCGGTGGACGGGCCTTTGCCGTCGATCGACGAAGTCGAACCCGTGCCCGCGGGCGAGATCGGCGAGTTGATCGTCACCGGCGAAGTGGTCACGCGCGAGTACGTCACGCGGCGCGAAGCGAACGCGCTCGCTAAGATCGAGGATGGCCATCGCATTTGGCACCGGATGGGAGACGTCGGTTATTTCGACGGCGCGGATCGCTTTTGGTTCTGCGGCCGCATGGCGCACCGCCTGCTGACGGCCAGCGGCCCGATGTACACGATTCCGTGTGAAGCGATCTTCAATGGGCACTCGGATGTGTTTCGTAGCGCGCTCGTCGGCATTGGCCCATGCGGCGCGCAGCGTCCGGCGATCGTAATCGAACCATGGCCCGGCAAGCTGCCGCGCGGTGCACAGGCACGCGAGCGATTCGTGCAGCAACTGCGCGAGCTGGGCAGTGCACAGCAACACACGCTGGGAATCACTGACTTCCTGTTCATGGCCGCGCTGCCGGTGGATATCCGCCACAACGCCAAGATCTTCCGCGAGCGGCTCGCCGTTTGGGCGGAGAAGCAACTGGCGAAGAGTTCGACATCATGA
- a CDS encoding NAD-dependent epimerase/dehydratase family protein: protein MKALVTGGGGFLGRYIVEQLIARGDQVRALQRGDYPELAQLGVEVFKGDIRDETQVVEACRGVDTVFHVAAVAGIWGPWKRYYEINTLGTRHVLTGCRTHGVSRVVFCSSPSVTFNGVDQCGVNESVPYATRWLCHYPHTKALAEQMVLRANGENGLLTCALRPHLIWGPRDQHLIPRLIDRARRGQLRRVGDGTNLIDMVYVENAAHAHLLAADALRQGSPACGQAYFISQGEPVNCWTWHNEVLALADLPPVARSLSAKAAWRIGAAMEAVYSLLRLQSEPLMTRFLAAQLSTSHYFDISAARRDLRYAPIVSTATGMARLRDELRRSRANH, encoded by the coding sequence ATGAAGGCGCTCGTCACCGGCGGGGGCGGGTTTCTGGGTCGCTACATTGTCGAACAGCTCATCGCGCGCGGCGACCAGGTCCGCGCGCTTCAACGCGGCGACTATCCCGAGTTGGCCCAACTCGGCGTCGAAGTCTTCAAGGGCGACATTCGCGACGAGACGCAAGTCGTCGAGGCCTGCCGTGGCGTCGACACCGTATTTCACGTCGCCGCCGTGGCCGGCATCTGGGGACCTTGGAAACGCTACTACGAAATCAACACTCTTGGCACGCGGCACGTGTTGACGGGATGCCGCACGCACGGCGTCTCAAGGGTTGTTTTCTGCAGCAGCCCCAGCGTGACGTTCAACGGCGTCGATCAATGCGGCGTTAACGAGTCGGTGCCATACGCCACGCGCTGGCTATGTCACTATCCACATACCAAAGCGCTCGCCGAACAAATGGTTCTGCGGGCCAACGGCGAAAACGGCTTGCTGACCTGCGCACTGCGCCCGCACTTGATCTGGGGCCCGCGCGATCAGCATTTGATCCCGCGGCTGATCGATCGCGCGCGGCGCGGGCAACTGCGCCGCGTCGGCGACGGAACGAACTTGATTGATATGGTGTACGTGGAAAATGCGGCCCATGCGCATCTCCTCGCAGCCGACGCCCTTCGTCAAGGAAGCCCCGCTTGCGGGCAGGCCTATTTCATCAGCCAAGGTGAGCCGGTGAATTGCTGGACCTGGCACAACGAAGTGCTCGCGTTGGCGGACTTGCCGCCCGTCGCACGATCGTTGAGTGCTAAAGCGGCGTGGCGCATCGGCGCTGCGATGGAAGCGGTCTACTCGCTCTTGCGGCTCCAGAGCGAGCCTCTGATGACGCGATTCCTCGCCGCGCAGCTCAGCACTTCGCACTATTTCGACATTTCCGCGGCGCGGAGGGACCTCCGCTACGCGCCCATCGTTTCCACCGCCACGGGGATGGCGCGATTGCGCGATGAATTGAGAAGGTCGCGTGCGAACCATTGA
- a CDS encoding class I SAM-dependent methyltransferase, translating to MAEYRWNQTDLAEEFDRAAEYIHPQYLAVQDAILDLLAEVDATRGLIVDAGGGSGRLAQRMLERFSECRVLVVDQSVAFLEIATRRMAPFGARGGVLTARLQEDWTSQLPERPVAIVSMSAIHHLDPAEKRDCYARCFQALAPGGVLLNGDEVRDPIPAAYRQHMLNWSTWKNEQIAAGRLSDAMAENWRRWEERNIVHFDAPRKSGDDCHETIEAQLEYFRQAGFSQVDAPWSRAMWAVLRGVRGEE from the coding sequence ATGGCCGAGTACCGCTGGAATCAAACAGACCTCGCCGAAGAGTTCGATCGCGCCGCGGAGTACATCCATCCGCAGTACCTGGCCGTCCAGGACGCCATTCTCGATCTGCTGGCCGAGGTCGACGCGACGCGCGGCCTGATCGTCGACGCCGGCGGCGGCAGCGGGCGGCTGGCCCAGCGCATGCTTGAGCGCTTTTCCGAGTGCCGAGTGCTGGTCGTCGACCAATCGGTGGCGTTCCTCGAGATTGCCACCCGCCGCATGGCCCCGTTCGGTGCGCGCGGCGGCGTGCTTACAGCTCGATTACAGGAGGATTGGACTTCACAGCTTCCCGAGCGCCCCGTGGCAATTGTCAGCATGTCGGCGATTCACCACTTGGACCCGGCGGAGAAGCGAGATTGTTACGCCCGCTGCTTTCAAGCCCTGGCGCCGGGCGGCGTACTGCTTAACGGCGACGAAGTCCGGGACCCCATCCCGGCGGCCTATCGACAACACATGTTGAACTGGTCGACGTGGAAGAACGAGCAAATCGCCGCAGGTCGCCTCTCTGACGCCATGGCCGAAAATTGGCGCCGGTGGGAAGAGCGGAATATCGTCCACTTCGACGCTCCCCGGAAAAGCGGCGACGACTGCCACGAGACGATCGAGGCCCAGCTGGAGTATTTCCGCCAGGCAGGGTTCTCGCAGGTCGATGCACCTTGGAGCAGGGCGATGTGGGCGGTGCTACGCGGGGTGAGAGGAGAAGAGTAA
- a CDS encoding glycosyltransferase: protein MISFIVPAHNEEAHVGASLGAIHESARAVGEPYEVIVVDDASTDRTGEIATAAQARVIRVEYRHISATRNAGAREAQGEIFFFVDADTLVNTDAVRASLAALQQGAVAGGCLFRFDGQVPLWAKLIYPPGVVFSRCFKFVGGCCLFCHREAFFQAGGFSEDHYAGEEVGLIRAWKRQGRFVVPRPTVVTSGRKLRAHSLKEVLTAVGRAFVRQCGKPSKQREGLDLWYGERKPDMLAPTCDAST from the coding sequence ATGATTTCATTCATCGTCCCTGCGCACAACGAAGAGGCGCACGTCGGCGCCTCCCTCGGCGCGATCCATGAGTCGGCGCGCGCCGTCGGCGAACCGTACGAAGTGATCGTCGTGGACGACGCCTCGACGGATCGCACCGGCGAGATCGCCACGGCAGCCCAAGCGCGTGTGATCCGTGTCGAATACCGGCACATCTCCGCCACGCGCAACGCTGGCGCGCGCGAAGCTCAGGGAGAGATATTCTTCTTCGTCGACGCGGACACGCTGGTCAACACCGACGCCGTGCGCGCATCGCTGGCCGCTTTGCAACAAGGCGCCGTCGCCGGCGGCTGCCTGTTCCGCTTCGACGGCCAGGTCCCGCTGTGGGCGAAGCTAATCTATCCGCCGGGCGTCGTGTTTTCGCGTTGCTTCAAGTTCGTCGGCGGGTGCTGCCTGTTCTGTCACCGCGAGGCATTCTTCCAAGCCGGCGGTTTTTCGGAAGACCACTATGCCGGCGAAGAAGTCGGTTTAATTCGAGCTTGGAAGCGCCAAGGTAGATTCGTCGTGCCGCGCCCGACCGTAGTCACCTCGGGCCGTAAGTTGCGGGCGCATTCGCTCAAGGAAGTCCTCACCGCCGTCGGGCGCGCATTCGTCCGCCAATGCGGCAAGCCTAGCAAGCAGCGCGAGGGCCTCGACCTCTGGTACGGCGAACGCAAGCCGGACATGTTGGCGCCGACCTGCGACGCGTCAACTTGA
- a CDS encoding DUF2007 domain-containing protein, producing MALRNPVAAYIAASNIEAHLLKNLLIDAGIEAAVEEDVSQIGVWWGGLASQLHRPKVWIEQSETNRAAPILEEFERQESERRLAERQPDRTVDHVIRVTCEECEAQSEFPTALQGTVQFCPKCAAYVDVGDDQPDFDWEETGGPD from the coding sequence ATGGCGTTGCGAAATCCGGTGGCAGCGTATATCGCCGCAAGTAACATCGAAGCGCACTTGTTGAAAAATCTACTGATTGACGCTGGCATCGAAGCGGCTGTGGAAGAGGATGTCTCACAAATAGGCGTTTGGTGGGGAGGTTTGGCCTCACAACTCCATCGGCCGAAGGTCTGGATTGAGCAATCGGAAACGAATCGAGCGGCGCCAATTCTTGAGGAGTTCGAACGACAAGAGTCGGAGCGGAGACTGGCTGAGCGTCAGCCGGACAGGACGGTCGACCATGTGATTCGCGTCACATGCGAGGAGTGCGAAGCGCAATCGGAATTCCCCACGGCGTTGCAAGGGACTGTTCAATTCTGTCCAAAATGCGCCGCCTATGTTGATGTGGGAGACGATCAACCCGACTTCGATTGGGAAGAGACTGGCGGACCTGACTAG
- a CDS encoding carbon-nitrogen hydrolase encodes MPTESPARVQVALVQMKCVEAKGPNVEKALARIGEAAAAGAQIVCLQEIFAGLYFCQTEDHRMFAQAEPIPGPTSEALAAAAKQHGVVVIGSLFEKRAAGLYHNTAVVFDVDGSQVGLYRKMHIPDDPLYYEKFYFTPGDLGFRAFDTKFGRIGVCVCWDQWYPEAARLTALAGAQMLFYPTAIGWHPSEKAEYGVSQHSAWETMMRSHAIANGVFVAAPNRTGMEGNIEFWGASFISDPNGNVLARASHDREETLIIECNLDQVDVVRTHWPFLRDRRIDAYSDLTRRYLD; translated from the coding sequence ATGCCCACCGAGAGCCCAGCGCGCGTCCAGGTCGCGCTCGTGCAGATGAAATGCGTCGAGGCCAAAGGGCCGAACGTCGAGAAAGCGCTCGCGCGGATCGGTGAAGCCGCGGCCGCCGGCGCACAGATCGTCTGCTTGCAGGAGATCTTCGCCGGGCTGTATTTCTGCCAGACCGAAGACCATCGGATGTTCGCGCAGGCGGAACCGATCCCTGGTCCGACGAGTGAGGCGCTTGCGGCCGCGGCGAAGCAACACGGCGTGGTGGTCATCGGCTCGTTGTTCGAAAAGCGCGCGGCCGGTTTGTACCACAATACCGCGGTGGTGTTCGACGTCGACGGTTCGCAAGTCGGGCTGTATCGCAAGATGCACATTCCCGACGATCCGTTGTACTACGAGAAGTTCTACTTCACGCCCGGCGACTTGGGCTTTCGAGCTTTTGACACGAAGTTTGGCCGCATCGGCGTCTGCGTTTGCTGGGATCAGTGGTATCCGGAAGCGGCGCGATTAACCGCGCTCGCCGGTGCGCAGATGTTGTTTTATCCCACGGCGATTGGTTGGCACCCCAGCGAAAAGGCGGAATACGGAGTGAGCCAACACTCCGCGTGGGAAACGATGATGCGCAGCCACGCGATCGCCAACGGCGTATTTGTCGCCGCGCCGAACCGTACGGGAATGGAAGGCAACATCGAGTTCTGGGGCGCATCGTTCATCAGCGACCCGAACGGCAACGTCTTGGCCCGCGCGTCGCATGATCGTGAGGAGACGTTGATTATCGAGTGCAACCTCGACCAGGTCGACGTCGTCCGGACGCATTGGCCGTTCCTGAGAGACCGCCGCATCGACGCCTATAGCGATCTGACGCGGAGATATCTGGACTGA